TCCTCATCCTGCGGGCGCTCGGTGAATTGGTCCTTCACCGGCCCTCATCAGGATCCTTCATTTCATACGCCCGCGAGTTCTACGGCGAAAAAATGGCCTTCGCCGCAGGCTGGTTGTACTTCCTCAACTGGGCGATGACCTCGGTGGTGGACGTGACCGCCGTCGCCCTCTACGTCAAGTTCTGGGCACCCTACTGGGCACCGCTTCAATCGGTCCCGCAATGGGCCATAGCGCTCGTGGCCCTGGTGGTGGTCCTGGCACTGAACCTTGTGTCGGTCAAGCTCTTCGGAGAAATGGAGTTCTGGTTCGCGCTGATCAAGGTCTCGGCGCTTGTGCTGTTCCTCATCATCGGAGTCTGCTTCCTGCTCTTCGGCGGCCACACCGACATCGGGCCGACCGGCTTCAACATCATGGCGGACAATGGCGGGATGTTCCCCATGGGCGCCGTTGCGCCCCTGCTGGCGGTTAGCGGCGTGGTGTTTGCCTACGCCGCCATAGAACTGGTGGGTACGGCCGCGGGTGAGACGGAAAAGCCCAAGGAAGTCATGCCCAAGGCCGTAAACACAGTGGTCTTCCGCATCGGCATATTCTACGTAGGTTCCGTCCTCCTGCTTTCACTGCTGCTGCCCTTCACCGCATACAAGGCGGGAGAATCGCCTTTTGTCACGTTCTTCACCCACATCGGTTCACAGGATGCAGGGGCAACTTCCGCGTCAATCATGAACTTCGTAGTACTTACTGCCGCACTTTCAAGCCTCAACGCTGGTCTTTACTCCACCGGCCGAATCCTTCGTTCCATGGCCGTGAACGGCTCTGCCCCCGCATTCACCGCCAAGATGAGCAGGCACGGGGTGCCCTACGGCGGCATCCTTCTCACGGCAGTCATCACGCTGCTCGGGGTCGGGCTCAATGCTGCATTCCCCTCAGAAGCCTTCGAAATCGTGCTGGAGATATCGGCCCTGGGCATCATCGGAGGATGGGCCACCATCATCCTTTGCCAAATGAAGCTCCAGAAATGGGCAAGCGAAGGGAAACTAGAACGTCCAGCCTTCAGGCTCATCGGCGCACCTTTCACGTCCTACCTGACTCTTGGATTCCTGCTCTTTGTTCTCGTGACGATGGGCTTCTCGGACACCGGACGCTGGGTCCTCTCGTCCTTGGTGGTCCTGGTTCCCGCCTTGGTGGTCGGCTGGTTCGCAGCACGCAAGAGCATCTATCGCGCAGCAAAGCAGCGCGGCGGCTATACAGGGGCGTTTCCGGTGGTGGCTGAACGCCCCGCCATCGACGCAGCCAGAAAGTAGCCTGGCCGCGCACCGTTAGGGCCCGACGGCGATGCTGAACCGATCGCCGTCGGGCCCTACAGGGAGTTCCCTTCTATTCATCACTAAGAATGCGTCGTTCAAGTCTGAGTGACGCATTCGTCAGAGAGGTCAACAGCATGCCTTCCGTGATCTCCGGACCGGAGCCGCAGCTGCTGCGCAGAGTAAGCGCCAGCGCTGTCCTTGGCTTCATGCGAACTTCTCGTGTTGTGACAGTTACCGAGATCATGAATTCGACTGGGCTGGCACGCGCTACCGCTATATCCGTTTGCGAGGAACTCATGGAACGGGGCTGGATCCGGGAGTTGGAGAATCAGCGGGTCTCTGGGCAGTATCAGAAAGGCCGTCCGGCCCGAAGGTTTGAATTTCTTGAAAGCGCCGGATTCGTCCTGGGCGTAGACGTGGGAATGGCAAAGGTCAACGCCCTTGTATCAAACCTCCGAGGGGAAACTGTAGGCCAATGCAGCCTGCCCTTCCCTGGAGTCCAGATCACCGCCGAAGAGCGCGTCCCGGACGTCCAGCTTACTGCCGGCGAACGTATTGAAGTCATCAACCAGGCGGCAATGACAGCGCTCGAAAGCGCAGCTGCTTCTGCTGGCGCCGTGCTCGCCGTGACGGTCGGAATAGCAGCACCCGTTGACCGAAATGGTGAGGTATTGGCCACGCAACGCTTTTGGAAGCTGTTCGATCTGGACATCAAATCTGTTTTCAAAGATCGCCATGGATGGACCGTGATGTTGGAAAATGATGCAAACCTTGCTGCCTTGGGTGAACGTTGGTGCGGTGAAGCTGCAGGAGTCGACGACGTCGTGGTGATCCTCTCCGGTGAACGATTCGGAGCTGGAGTGATTGACGGCGGGAAACTCCTTCACGGCAGGAATGGGGCGGCCGGAGAGCTGGCCTTCCTGAAAAGGGTCCAAGGCGTGGGCGACACCTTCGGGATCGCCCTCATGGCCAAGACCTGGGCCGCTGAAGCCCTTGCCGGCAACGCCACGACTTCACTCAGAGAGTACGCCTGCGCGGAGATCGATGCCGAGCATGTTTTTGCGGCGGCGGCAGACGGGGACGACCTCGCTCAAGGAATTTTGGACCGCCTCGCCGACAGGATGGCTAGAGTCATCGGAGCCGTGGCAACCATCCTTAACCCTGAACTTCTGGTCATTGGCGGAGCAGTGGCAAAATCGGCCGGAGTATTGCTCCAACCGATCGGGCAGCGACTCGGTGAATTCAGCGCGACCCCGCCCCGCCTCGCCGTGTCCCGCTTGGGCGAGGCCATAGTTGCGGTTGGTGCTATCAGAAGCGCTTTGGACTACGTCGAGAAAAATAGCCTGGATCTTCAACTGCGGGTGCGGACATGACCAAAACCGCATCCCCATCCGGATCCACCAAATTAGTAATCACCGTCTTCATAACGCAGGCTGCGGATGGGCAATTGACACTTGCCTTCGATAACTACCCGGGGCTCTCCGCCACGGCGGGAAGCTTCATCGACATCCCTGAAGTAGCCCGCCGTGCCGCAGCCGGCCACACGAGCAGACCTCAAGGCAACTTCACCGTCCACATTCGGTTCTGAACCGCTGCCCAAAGCAGCGTCTTCGAAGAGGCAGGCACCCCTGCGTGGACAGCCTGCCGGACGAGGAGCATAATAGTTAGCGGAGCTAATTAGCACTGCTAACTATTATGCCAATCTCAGGAGGCGCCTCCCAGTGACCGCAGCTATTAACGACGGACCGGCGGAGATTCAAGCTGACGTTCTTGCCATTGATCTTCGAACCGCGGTGATGCGGACATCCCGCAGGCTGCGCATCGAAGCCACTGGCGAGGTTATTACTCCCGGGCAGTACACGGTGCTCGCCCACCTTAATTCCGGTTCGCAGACGCTGCGGGAATTGGCCGAGCTGGAGCACGTCCAGGCACCGTCGATGACCCGGATCGTGAACGCCTTGTCCGGGCAAGGCTTCGTGTCACGGCAGGCCCACCCCGAAGACGGCAGGCAGGTCCACATCAGCATCACTGCCGCTGGCCAGAAAGTTCTGGCCGAGGCCCGCAGCCAACGGACTGCCTGGCTGGCCCAGCGGGTAGCAGGACTCAGCGAGGAGGATCGGCTGACACTCAGCCGGGCCGCACACATCATGCAGGAGATGAGCGCCAAGTGAGTGCCATGTTCCGTGCCCTCGAGAGTCCCAATTACCGGCTCTGGGCTGGTGGTGCACTGGTGTCCAACGTCGGCACTTGGATGCAGAGGGTGGCCCAGGACTGGCTGGTCCTGACGGTCCTCACAAATCACTCCGGAACGGCAGTGGGCATTACCACGGCACTGCAATTCCTGCCCATGCTCCTGCTTGGACCCTATGCGGGTGTCCTGGCTGATCGTTATCGCAAGCGCGTGATCCTCCTCTGGACCCAAACGGCCATGGGGATCTGCGGGCTGATCGTCGGCCTGCTGGTGGTGACAGGCGTGGCGCAGTTGTGGCACGTCTATCTAGCCGCCCTCGCCTTGGGGTTGGCTGCGGCCATAGATGGCCCGGCCCGTCAAGCGTTCGTGTCAGAA
This genomic stretch from Micrococcaceae bacterium Sec5.1 harbors:
- a CDS encoding amino acid permease, translated to MALATQDFSNEDAGYHKTLKPRQIQMIAIGGAIGTGLFMGAGGRLHGSGPALILVYAVCGFFAFLILRALGELVLHRPSSGSFISYAREFYGEKMAFAAGWLYFLNWAMTSVVDVTAVALYVKFWAPYWAPLQSVPQWAIALVALVVVLALNLVSVKLFGEMEFWFALIKVSALVLFLIIGVCFLLFGGHTDIGPTGFNIMADNGGMFPMGAVAPLLAVSGVVFAYAAIELVGTAAGETEKPKEVMPKAVNTVVFRIGIFYVGSVLLLSLLLPFTAYKAGESPFVTFFTHIGSQDAGATSASIMNFVVLTAALSSLNAGLYSTGRILRSMAVNGSAPAFTAKMSRHGVPYGGILLTAVITLLGVGLNAAFPSEAFEIVLEISALGIIGGWATIILCQMKLQKWASEGKLERPAFRLIGAPFTSYLTLGFLLFVLVTMGFSDTGRWVLSSLVVLVPALVVGWFAARKSIYRAAKQRGGYTGAFPVVAERPAIDAARK
- a CDS encoding ROK family protein, with amino-acid sequence MPSVISGPEPQLLRRVSASAVLGFMRTSRVVTVTEIMNSTGLARATAISVCEELMERGWIRELENQRVSGQYQKGRPARRFEFLESAGFVLGVDVGMAKVNALVSNLRGETVGQCSLPFPGVQITAEERVPDVQLTAGERIEVINQAAMTALESAAASAGAVLAVTVGIAAPVDRNGEVLATQRFWKLFDLDIKSVFKDRHGWTVMLENDANLAALGERWCGEAAGVDDVVVILSGERFGAGVIDGGKLLHGRNGAAGELAFLKRVQGVGDTFGIALMAKTWAAEALAGNATTSLREYACAEIDAEHVFAAAADGDDLAQGILDRLADRMARVIGAVATILNPELLVIGGAVAKSAGVLLQPIGQRLGEFSATPPRLAVSRLGEAIVAVGAIRSALDYVEKNSLDLQLRVRT
- a CDS encoding MarR family transcriptional regulator; amino-acid sequence: MRTSRRLRIEATGEVITPGQYTVLAHLNSGSQTLRELAELEHVQAPSMTRIVNALSGQGFVSRQAHPEDGRQVHISITAAGQKVLAEARSQRTAWLAQRVAGLSEEDRLTLSRAAHIMQEMSAK